The following are from one region of the Bos mutus isolate GX-2022 chromosome 18, NWIPB_WYAK_1.1, whole genome shotgun sequence genome:
- the CIC gene encoding protein capicua homolog isoform X3, whose protein sequence is MYSAHRPLVPASGAASRGLGMFVWTNVEPRSVAVFPWHSLVPFLAPSQPDPSVQPSEAQQPASHPVASNQSKEPAESAAVAHEQPPGGTGNADPGRPPGATCPESPGPGPPHTLGVVEPGKGPPPTTEDEAPGPPGEPRLDSETESDHDDAFLSIMSPEIQLPLPPGKRRTQSLSALPKERDSSSEKDGRSPNKREKDHIRRPMNAFMIFSKRHRALVHQRHPNQDNRTVSKILGEWWYALGPKEKQKYHDLAFQVKEAHFKAHPDWKWCNKDRKKSSSEAKPTSLGLAGGHKEPRERSMSETGTAAAPGVSSELLSVTAQTLLSSDTKAPGSSSCGAERLHAVGGPGSARPRAFSHSGVHSLDGGEVDSQALQELTQMVSGPASYAGPKPSTQYGTPGPFAAPGEGGTLAASGRPPLLPTRASRSQRAASEDMTSDEERMVICEEEGDDDVIADDGFGTTDIDLKCKERVTDSESGDSSGEDPEGSKGFGRKVFSPVIRSSFTHCRPSLDPEPPGPPDPPAGFSKGYGPTSSASSPAAASSSATTSFPLGSGTFKAQESGQGSTTGPLRPPPPGTGGPATPSKATRFLPTDPATFRRKRPESVGGLEPPGPSVIAAPPSGGGGVLQTLVLPSNKEEREGSGARVPSAPAPSLAYGAPATPLSRPAATMVTNVVRPVSSTPVPIASKPFPAPSRAEASPGDTAGARTEAATGSRALGGSPLGVSLVYSDKKSGAATSTAPHLVAGPLLGTVGKAPATVTNLLVGTPGYGAPAPPAVQFIAQGGPGSGAAAGSGASAGSGPNGPMPLGILQPGPLGKAGGITQVQYILPTLPQQLQVAPAPGTKAAAPGGPAPTTSIRFTLPPGTSTNGKVLAATAPTPGIPILQSVPSAPPPKAQSVSPVQAPPPGGSAQLLPGKVLVPLATPSMSVRGGGAGQPLPLVSPPFSVPVQNGAQPPSKIIQLTPVPVSTPSGLVPPLSPAPLPGPASQPQKVLLPSSTRITYVQSAGGHALPLGTSPASSQPGTVTSYGPTSSVTLGFTSLGPSGPAFVQPLLSGQAPLLAPGQVGVSPVPSPQLPPTCAAASGPVITAFYPGSPIPTSSAPLAQPSQAPPGLVYTVATSTTPPAAPILPKGPPAPTAATPAPASPFPSATGSMTYSLVAPKAQRPTPKAPQKVKAAIASIPVGSFEAGAPGRPGPAPRQPLEPGPVREPPASESELEGRPATPAPPLPHETWTPTARSSPPLPPPAEEQASTKGPETMATKFPSSSSDWRVPGLGLESRGEPPTPPSPALAPAPAPGSSSGSSEGGSGRAAGDAPERKEAAGAGKKVKVRPPPLKKTFDSVDNRVLSEVDFEERFAELPEFRPEEVLPSPTLQSLATSPRAILGSYRKKRKNSTDLDSAPEDPTSPKRKMRRRSSCSSEPNTPKSAKCEGDIFTFDRTGTEAEDVLGELEYEKVPYSSLRRTLDQRRALVMQLFQDHGFFPSAQATAAFQARYADIFPSKVCLQLKIREVRQKIMQAATPSEQPPGAEAPLPGPPPTGTAAAPVPTPSPAGGPDPTSPGSDSGTAPAAPPLPPPPEPGPGQPGWEGPPQSSPPASGSSTAATGR, encoded by the exons ATGTACTCAGCCCACAGGCCCCTGGTGCCCGCGTCCGGCGCGGCCTCCCGTGGCCTCGGCATGTTCG TGTGGACAAATGTGGAACCTCGCTCTGTGGCCGTGTTCCCCTGGCACTCCTTAGTCCCCTTCCTGGCCCCCAGCCAGCCTGACCCCTCTGTACAGCCAAGTGAGGCCCAGCAACCTGCCAGCCACCCCGTGGCCTCCAACCAGAGCAAAG AACCTGCTGAGTCGGCGGCCGTTGCTCACGAGCAGCCACCGGGCGGGACAGGGAATGCTGACCCGGGGCGGCCCCCTGGAGCCACATGCCCTGAGAGCCCAGGGCCTGGACCCCCCCACACTTTGGGCGTGGTGGAACCTGGGAAGGGCCCTCCTCCCACCACGGAGGATGAGGCCCCTGGACCGCCAGGAGAGCCGCGGCTGGACAGCGAGACAGAGAGTGACCACGACGATGC CTTCCTCTCCATCATGTCTCCTGAGATCCAGTTGCCCCTGCCGCCCGGGAAACGCCGGACCCAGTCCCTCAGCGCCCTGCCCAAGGAACGGGACTCCTCTTCAGAGAAGGACGGACGCAGCCCCAACAAG CGGGAGAAGGACCATATCCGGCGGCCCATGAATGCCTTCATGATCTTCAGCAAGCGGCACCGGGCCCTGGTCCACCAGCGCCACCCCAACCAGGACAACCGGACTGTCAGTAAGATCCTGGGCGAGTGGTGGTACGCCCTGGGGCCCAAGGAGAAGCAGAAGTACCATGACCTGGCCTTCCAG GTGAAAGAGGCCCACTTTAAGGCCCACCCAGATTGGAAGTGGTGCAACAAGGACCGGAAGAAGTCCAGCTCAGAGGCTAAGCCCACGAGCCTGGGGCTGGCAGGAGGGCACAAGGAGCCGAGGGAGCGGAGCATGTCAGAGACAGGCACTGCCGCTGCCCCCGGAG TGTCTTCAGAGCTCCTGTCTGTCACGGCCCAGACACTCTTGAGCTCGGACACCAAGGCTCCGGGGAGCAGCTCCTGTGGGGCAGAGCGTCTGCACGCTGTCGGGGGACCTGGCTCAGCCCGGCCCCGCGCCTTCTCCCACAGCGGGGTCCACAGCCTGGATGGTGGGGAGGTAGACAGCCAGGCGTTGCAGGAACTGACTCAG ATGGTGTCTGGCCCTGCGTCCTACGCTGGCCCAAAGCCCTCCACCCAGTACGGGACTCCAGGCCCCTTTGCGGCGCCCGGGGAGGGAGGCACCCTGGCAGCCAGTGGACGGCCCCCACTGCTCCCCACCCGGGCCTCCCGTTCCCAGCGTGCAGCCAGTGAGGACATGACCAGTGATGAGGAACGCATGGTCATCTGTGAGGAGGAGGGGGACGACGATGTCATTG CTGATGACGGCTTCGGCACCACTGACATTGACCTCAAGTGCAAGGAGCGGGTGACTGACAGCGAGAGTGGAGACAGCTCTGGGGAGGACCCGGAGGGCAGCAAG GGCTTTGGCCGGAAGGTGTTCTCGCCTGTGATCCGTTCCTCCTTTACTCACTGCCGTCCGTCGCTGGACCCTGAGCCTCCAGGGCCCCCAGATCCACCTGCAGGCTTCAGCAAAGGCTATGGGCCCACCTCCTCCGCATCCTCGCCCGCTGCCGCCTCCTCCTCAGCCACCACCTCCTTCCCACTGGGCTCAGGGACCTTCAAGGCCCAGGAGTCAGGTCAGGGCAGCACCACAGGCCCCCTCCGTCCCCCACCCCCTGGAACTGGGGGCCCAGCAACACCTTCTAAGGCCACCCGGTTTCTCCCCACGGATCCTGCCACCTTCCGTCGCAAGAGACCTGAAAGCGTGGGCGGCCTGGAgccaccaggcccctcagtcATCGCGGCGCCTCCCAGCGGGGGAGGAGGCGTCCTGCAGACACTGGTCCTGCCCTCAAACAAGGAGGAACGGGAGGGCAGCGGAGCTCGCGTGCCCTCAGCCCCAGCACCCTCGCTGGCCTACGGGGCCCCAGCAACCCCCCTGTCCCGCCCGGCTGCCACCATGGTCACCAACGTGGTGCGGCCCGTCAGCAGCACTCCTGTGCCCATCGCCTCCAAGCCTTTCCCCGCTCCCAGCCGGGCCGAAGCGTCTCCTGGTGACACAGCTGGCGCCAGGACTGAGGCGGCCACTGGGTCCCGGGCACTGGGGGGCTCCCCGCTGGGCGTCAGCTTAGTGTACTCGGACAAGAAGTCAGGAGCTGCCACCTCCACGGCCCCACACCTGGTGGCTGGGCCCCTCCTGGGCACTGTGGGGAAGGCGCCGGCCACTGTCACCAACTTGCTGGTGGGCACCCCGGGCTACGGGGCCCCAGCGCCACCTGCTGTCCAGTTCATTGCCCAGGGGGGCCCTGGCAGTGGGGCGGCTGCAGGCTCGGGGGCCAGTGCTGGGAGTGGCCCCAATGGGCCAATGCCCCTGGGCATCCTGCAGCCGGGTCCCCTGGGCAAGGCTGGGGGCATCACCCAGGTGCAGTACATTCTGCCCACGCTGCCCCAGCAACTGCAAGTGGCACCGGCCCCTGGGACCAAGGCAGCGGCGCCCGGcggccctgcccccaccaccagcATCCGTTTCACCCTCCCGCCGGGCACCTCCACCAACGGCAAAGTCCTGGCTGCCACCGCACCCACTCCTGGCATCCCCATCCTGCAGTCCGtaccctccgccccgccccccaaAG CCCAGTCAGTGTCTCCTGTGcaggccccacccccaggtggctcagcccAGCTGCTGCCCGGGAAGGTACTCGTGCCCTTGGCCACCCCCAGCATGTCAGTGCGGGGAGGCGGGGCTGGCCAGCCACTGCCCCTGGTGAGCCCGCCCTTCTCAGTACCTGTGCAGAACGGTGCTCAGCCACCCAGCAAG ATCATCCAGCTGACTCCGGTGCCTGTGAGCACACCCAGCGGCCTGGTGCCGCCCCTCAGCCCGGCCCCACTCCCCGGCCCCGCTTCGCAGCCTCAGAAAGTCCTGCTGCCCTCCTCCACCAG AATCACCTATGTGCAGTCAGCAGGTGGGCACGCACTGCCCCTGGGCACCAGTCCTGCATCCAGTCAGCCTGGAACAGTCACCTCGTACGGACCCACGAGCTCGGTCACCCTTGGCTTCACCTCACTGGGGCCCAGCGGCCCCGCCTTCGTGCAGCCCCTGCTTTCAG GCCAAGCCCCACTGCTGGCTCCTGGCCAGGTGGGCGTGTCGCCTGTGCCCAGCCCCCAGCTACCTCCCACCTGCGCAGCCGCCAGTGGTCCCGTCATCACAGCATTTTACCCTGGCAGCCCCATACCCACCTCTTCAGCACCCCTGGCCCAGCCATCCCAGGCTCCCCCAGGCCTGGTCTACACTGTGGCCACCAGCACCACCCCACCTGCTGCCCCCATCCTGCCCAAGGGCCCACCGGCACCCACTGCTGCCACCCCGGCCCCTGCCAGCCCTTTCCCTAGTGCCACAG GCTCCATGACCTACAGTTTAGTGGCCCCCAAGGCCCAGCGGCCCACCCCTAAGGCCCCCCAGAAAGTAAAGGCGGCCATCGCCAGCATTCCTGTGGGCTCCTTCGAGGCTGGTGCTCCTGGGCGGCCAGGCCCTGCACCCCGGCAGCCCTTGGAGCCTGGCCCAGTCCGTGAGCCCCCAGCGTCCGAGTCAGAGCTTGAGGGGCGGCCAGCAACACCAGCCCCTCCACTGCCCCATGAGACCTGGACTCCCACAGCCCGGAGCAGTCCCCCGCTGCCCCCACCTGCCGAGGAGCAGGCCAGCACCAAGGGCCCTGAGACCATG gccACCAAATTCCCCAGCTCGTCTTCAGACTGGCGTGTCCCCGGGCTGGGCTTGGAGAGCCGGGGGGagcctcccacccctcccagcccggccctggctccagccccagctcctggcagcagcagcggcagcagtgagGGCGGCAGTGGGAGGGCGGCCGGCGACGCCCCCGAGCGCAAGGAGGCGGCTGGTGCCGGCAAGAAGGTGAAGGTGCGGCCCCCGCCCCTGAAGAAgacctttgactctgtggacaa CAGGGTCCTGTCAGAGGTGGACTTCGAAGAGCGCTTTGCCGAGCTGCCTGAGTTCCGGCCTGAGGAGGTGCTGCCCTCGCCCACCTTGcagtctttggccacctcaccCCGGGCCATCCTGGGCTCCTACCGCAAGAAGAGGAAGAATTCCACTG ACCTGGACTCGGCCCCCGAGGACCCCACCTCGCCCAAGCGCAAGATGAGGCGGCGCTCCAGCTGTAGCTCGGAGCCTAACACCCCCAAGAGTGCCAAGTGCGAGGGCGACATCTTCACCTTTGACCGCACAG GCACAGAAGCAGAGGACGTGCTTGGGGAGCTGGAGTACGAGAAAGTGCCCTATTCGTCGCTGCGGCGCACCCTGGACCAGCGCCGGGCCCTGGTCATGCAGCTCTTCCAGGACCACggcttcttcccatcag CCCAGGCCACGGCAGCCTTCCAGGCCCGCTACGCGGACATCTTCCCCTCCAAAGTCTGTCTGCAGCTGAAGATCCGTGAGGTGCGCCAGAAGATCATGCAGGCGGCCACTCCCTCAGAACAGCCCCCGGGAGCCGAGGCCCCCCTCCCTGGACCGCCCCCCACTGGCACTGCTGCTGCCCCtgtccccactcccagccccgcAGGGGGCCCCGACCCCACCTCACCTGGCTCGGACTCTGGCACAGCCCCGGCTGCCCCGCCACTGCCTCCACCCCCAGAGCCGGGGCCTGgacagcctggctgggaggggcCCCCCCAATCCTCACCACCCGCCTCTGGTTCCTCCACAGCTGCCACAGGCAGGTGA
- the CIC gene encoding protein capicua homolog isoform X4, which translates to MYSAHRPLVPASGAASRGLGMFVWTNVEPRSVAVFPWHSLVPFLAPSQPDPSVQPSEAQQPASHPVASNQSKEPAESAAVAHEQPPGGTGNADPGRPPGATCPESPGPGPPHTLGVVEPGKGPPPTTEDEAPGPPGEPRLDSETESDHDDAFLSIMSPEIQLPLPPGKRRTQSLSALPKERDSSSEKDGRSPNKREKDHIRRPMNAFMIFSKRHRALVHQRHPNQDNRTVSKILGEWWYALGPKEKQKYHDLAFQVKEAHFKAHPDWKWCNKDRKKSSSEAKPTSLGLAGGHKEPRERSMSETGTAAAPGVSSELLSVTAQTLLSSDTKAPGSSSCGAERLHAVGGPGSARPRAFSHSGVHSLDGGEVDSQALQELTQMVSGPASYAGPKPSTQYGTPGPFAAPGEGGTLAASGRPPLLPTRASRSQRAASEDMTSDEERMVICEEEGDDDVIADDGFGTTDIDLKCKERVTDSESGDSSGEDPEGSKGFGRKVFSPVIRSSFTHCRPSLDPEPPGPPDPPAGFSKGYGPTSSASSPAAASSSATTSFPLGSGTFKAQESGQGSTTGPLRPPPPGTGGPATPSKATRFLPTDPATFRRKRPESVGGLEPPGPSVIAAPPSGGGGVLQTLVLPSNKEEREGSGARVPSAPAPSLAYGAPATPLSRPAATMVTNVVRPVSSTPVPIASKPFPAPSRAEASPGDTAGARTEAATGSRALGGSPLGVSLVYSDKKSGAATSTAPHLVAGPLLGTVGKAPATVTNLLVGTPGYGAPAPPAVQFIAQGGPGSGAAAGSGASAGSGPNGPMPLGILQPGPLGKAGGITQVQYILPTLPQQLQVAPAPGTKAAAPGGPAPTTSIRFTLPPGTSTNGKVLAATAPTPGIPILQSVPSAPPPKAQSVSPVQAPPPGGSAQLLPGKVLVPLATPSMSVRGGGAGQPLPLVSPPFSVPVQNGAQPPSKIIQLTPVPVSTPSGLVPPLSPAPLPGPASQPQKVLLPSSTRITYVQSAGGHALPLGTSPASSQPGTVTSYGPTSSVTLGFTSLGPSGPAFVQPLLSGQAPLLAPGQVGVSPVPSPQLPPTCAAASGPVITAFYPGSPIPTSSAPLAQPSQAPPGLVYTVATSTTPPAAPILPKGPPAPTAATPAPASPFPSATGSMTYSLVAPKAQRPTPKAPQKVKAAIASIPVGSFEAGAPGRPGPAPRQPLEPGPVREPPASESELEGRPATPAPPLPHETWTPTARSSPPLPPPAEEQASTKGPETMATKFPSSSSDWRVPGLGLESRGEPPTPPSPALAPAPAPGSSSGSSEGGSGRAAGDAPERKEAAGAGKKVKVRPPPLKKTFDSVDKVLSEVDFEERFAELPEFRPEEVLPSPTLQSLATSPRAILGSYRKKRKNSTDLDSAPEDPTSPKRKMRRRSSCSSEPNTPKSAKCEGDIFTFDRTGTEAEDVLGELEYEKVPYSSLRRTLDQRRALVMQLFQDHGFFPSAQATAAFQARYADIFPSKVCLQLKIREVRQKIMQAATPSEQPPGAEAPLPGPPPTGTAAAPVPTPSPAGGPDPTSPGSDSGTAPAAPPLPPPPEPGPGQPGWEGPPQSSPPASGSSTAATGR; encoded by the exons ATGTACTCAGCCCACAGGCCCCTGGTGCCCGCGTCCGGCGCGGCCTCCCGTGGCCTCGGCATGTTCG TGTGGACAAATGTGGAACCTCGCTCTGTGGCCGTGTTCCCCTGGCACTCCTTAGTCCCCTTCCTGGCCCCCAGCCAGCCTGACCCCTCTGTACAGCCAAGTGAGGCCCAGCAACCTGCCAGCCACCCCGTGGCCTCCAACCAGAGCAAAG AACCTGCTGAGTCGGCGGCCGTTGCTCACGAGCAGCCACCGGGCGGGACAGGGAATGCTGACCCGGGGCGGCCCCCTGGAGCCACATGCCCTGAGAGCCCAGGGCCTGGACCCCCCCACACTTTGGGCGTGGTGGAACCTGGGAAGGGCCCTCCTCCCACCACGGAGGATGAGGCCCCTGGACCGCCAGGAGAGCCGCGGCTGGACAGCGAGACAGAGAGTGACCACGACGATGC CTTCCTCTCCATCATGTCTCCTGAGATCCAGTTGCCCCTGCCGCCCGGGAAACGCCGGACCCAGTCCCTCAGCGCCCTGCCCAAGGAACGGGACTCCTCTTCAGAGAAGGACGGACGCAGCCCCAACAAG CGGGAGAAGGACCATATCCGGCGGCCCATGAATGCCTTCATGATCTTCAGCAAGCGGCACCGGGCCCTGGTCCACCAGCGCCACCCCAACCAGGACAACCGGACTGTCAGTAAGATCCTGGGCGAGTGGTGGTACGCCCTGGGGCCCAAGGAGAAGCAGAAGTACCATGACCTGGCCTTCCAG GTGAAAGAGGCCCACTTTAAGGCCCACCCAGATTGGAAGTGGTGCAACAAGGACCGGAAGAAGTCCAGCTCAGAGGCTAAGCCCACGAGCCTGGGGCTGGCAGGAGGGCACAAGGAGCCGAGGGAGCGGAGCATGTCAGAGACAGGCACTGCCGCTGCCCCCGGAG TGTCTTCAGAGCTCCTGTCTGTCACGGCCCAGACACTCTTGAGCTCGGACACCAAGGCTCCGGGGAGCAGCTCCTGTGGGGCAGAGCGTCTGCACGCTGTCGGGGGACCTGGCTCAGCCCGGCCCCGCGCCTTCTCCCACAGCGGGGTCCACAGCCTGGATGGTGGGGAGGTAGACAGCCAGGCGTTGCAGGAACTGACTCAG ATGGTGTCTGGCCCTGCGTCCTACGCTGGCCCAAAGCCCTCCACCCAGTACGGGACTCCAGGCCCCTTTGCGGCGCCCGGGGAGGGAGGCACCCTGGCAGCCAGTGGACGGCCCCCACTGCTCCCCACCCGGGCCTCCCGTTCCCAGCGTGCAGCCAGTGAGGACATGACCAGTGATGAGGAACGCATGGTCATCTGTGAGGAGGAGGGGGACGACGATGTCATTG CTGATGACGGCTTCGGCACCACTGACATTGACCTCAAGTGCAAGGAGCGGGTGACTGACAGCGAGAGTGGAGACAGCTCTGGGGAGGACCCGGAGGGCAGCAAG GGCTTTGGCCGGAAGGTGTTCTCGCCTGTGATCCGTTCCTCCTTTACTCACTGCCGTCCGTCGCTGGACCCTGAGCCTCCAGGGCCCCCAGATCCACCTGCAGGCTTCAGCAAAGGCTATGGGCCCACCTCCTCCGCATCCTCGCCCGCTGCCGCCTCCTCCTCAGCCACCACCTCCTTCCCACTGGGCTCAGGGACCTTCAAGGCCCAGGAGTCAGGTCAGGGCAGCACCACAGGCCCCCTCCGTCCCCCACCCCCTGGAACTGGGGGCCCAGCAACACCTTCTAAGGCCACCCGGTTTCTCCCCACGGATCCTGCCACCTTCCGTCGCAAGAGACCTGAAAGCGTGGGCGGCCTGGAgccaccaggcccctcagtcATCGCGGCGCCTCCCAGCGGGGGAGGAGGCGTCCTGCAGACACTGGTCCTGCCCTCAAACAAGGAGGAACGGGAGGGCAGCGGAGCTCGCGTGCCCTCAGCCCCAGCACCCTCGCTGGCCTACGGGGCCCCAGCAACCCCCCTGTCCCGCCCGGCTGCCACCATGGTCACCAACGTGGTGCGGCCCGTCAGCAGCACTCCTGTGCCCATCGCCTCCAAGCCTTTCCCCGCTCCCAGCCGGGCCGAAGCGTCTCCTGGTGACACAGCTGGCGCCAGGACTGAGGCGGCCACTGGGTCCCGGGCACTGGGGGGCTCCCCGCTGGGCGTCAGCTTAGTGTACTCGGACAAGAAGTCAGGAGCTGCCACCTCCACGGCCCCACACCTGGTGGCTGGGCCCCTCCTGGGCACTGTGGGGAAGGCGCCGGCCACTGTCACCAACTTGCTGGTGGGCACCCCGGGCTACGGGGCCCCAGCGCCACCTGCTGTCCAGTTCATTGCCCAGGGGGGCCCTGGCAGTGGGGCGGCTGCAGGCTCGGGGGCCAGTGCTGGGAGTGGCCCCAATGGGCCAATGCCCCTGGGCATCCTGCAGCCGGGTCCCCTGGGCAAGGCTGGGGGCATCACCCAGGTGCAGTACATTCTGCCCACGCTGCCCCAGCAACTGCAAGTGGCACCGGCCCCTGGGACCAAGGCAGCGGCGCCCGGcggccctgcccccaccaccagcATCCGTTTCACCCTCCCGCCGGGCACCTCCACCAACGGCAAAGTCCTGGCTGCCACCGCACCCACTCCTGGCATCCCCATCCTGCAGTCCGtaccctccgccccgccccccaaAG CCCAGTCAGTGTCTCCTGTGcaggccccacccccaggtggctcagcccAGCTGCTGCCCGGGAAGGTACTCGTGCCCTTGGCCACCCCCAGCATGTCAGTGCGGGGAGGCGGGGCTGGCCAGCCACTGCCCCTGGTGAGCCCGCCCTTCTCAGTACCTGTGCAGAACGGTGCTCAGCCACCCAGCAAG ATCATCCAGCTGACTCCGGTGCCTGTGAGCACACCCAGCGGCCTGGTGCCGCCCCTCAGCCCGGCCCCACTCCCCGGCCCCGCTTCGCAGCCTCAGAAAGTCCTGCTGCCCTCCTCCACCAG AATCACCTATGTGCAGTCAGCAGGTGGGCACGCACTGCCCCTGGGCACCAGTCCTGCATCCAGTCAGCCTGGAACAGTCACCTCGTACGGACCCACGAGCTCGGTCACCCTTGGCTTCACCTCACTGGGGCCCAGCGGCCCCGCCTTCGTGCAGCCCCTGCTTTCAG GCCAAGCCCCACTGCTGGCTCCTGGCCAGGTGGGCGTGTCGCCTGTGCCCAGCCCCCAGCTACCTCCCACCTGCGCAGCCGCCAGTGGTCCCGTCATCACAGCATTTTACCCTGGCAGCCCCATACCCACCTCTTCAGCACCCCTGGCCCAGCCATCCCAGGCTCCCCCAGGCCTGGTCTACACTGTGGCCACCAGCACCACCCCACCTGCTGCCCCCATCCTGCCCAAGGGCCCACCGGCACCCACTGCTGCCACCCCGGCCCCTGCCAGCCCTTTCCCTAGTGCCACAG GCTCCATGACCTACAGTTTAGTGGCCCCCAAGGCCCAGCGGCCCACCCCTAAGGCCCCCCAGAAAGTAAAGGCGGCCATCGCCAGCATTCCTGTGGGCTCCTTCGAGGCTGGTGCTCCTGGGCGGCCAGGCCCTGCACCCCGGCAGCCCTTGGAGCCTGGCCCAGTCCGTGAGCCCCCAGCGTCCGAGTCAGAGCTTGAGGGGCGGCCAGCAACACCAGCCCCTCCACTGCCCCATGAGACCTGGACTCCCACAGCCCGGAGCAGTCCCCCGCTGCCCCCACCTGCCGAGGAGCAGGCCAGCACCAAGGGCCCTGAGACCATG gccACCAAATTCCCCAGCTCGTCTTCAGACTGGCGTGTCCCCGGGCTGGGCTTGGAGAGCCGGGGGGagcctcccacccctcccagcccggccctggctccagccccagctcctggcagcagcagcggcagcagtgagGGCGGCAGTGGGAGGGCGGCCGGCGACGCCCCCGAGCGCAAGGAGGCGGCTGGTGCCGGCAAGAAGGTGAAGGTGCGGCCCCCGCCCCTGAAGAAgacctttgactctgtggacaa GGTCCTGTCAGAGGTGGACTTCGAAGAGCGCTTTGCCGAGCTGCCTGAGTTCCGGCCTGAGGAGGTGCTGCCCTCGCCCACCTTGcagtctttggccacctcaccCCGGGCCATCCTGGGCTCCTACCGCAAGAAGAGGAAGAATTCCACTG ACCTGGACTCGGCCCCCGAGGACCCCACCTCGCCCAAGCGCAAGATGAGGCGGCGCTCCAGCTGTAGCTCGGAGCCTAACACCCCCAAGAGTGCCAAGTGCGAGGGCGACATCTTCACCTTTGACCGCACAG GCACAGAAGCAGAGGACGTGCTTGGGGAGCTGGAGTACGAGAAAGTGCCCTATTCGTCGCTGCGGCGCACCCTGGACCAGCGCCGGGCCCTGGTCATGCAGCTCTTCCAGGACCACggcttcttcccatcag CCCAGGCCACGGCAGCCTTCCAGGCCCGCTACGCGGACATCTTCCCCTCCAAAGTCTGTCTGCAGCTGAAGATCCGTGAGGTGCGCCAGAAGATCATGCAGGCGGCCACTCCCTCAGAACAGCCCCCGGGAGCCGAGGCCCCCCTCCCTGGACCGCCCCCCACTGGCACTGCTGCTGCCCCtgtccccactcccagccccgcAGGGGGCCCCGACCCCACCTCACCTGGCTCGGACTCTGGCACAGCCCCGGCTGCCCCGCCACTGCCTCCACCCCCAGAGCCGGGGCCTGgacagcctggctgggaggggcCCCCCCAATCCTCACCACCCGCCTCTGGTTCCTCCACAGCTGCCACAGGCAGGTGA